From the genome of Pseudomonas mohnii:
CAGCAGATGAGGGCCCGGCGCCATGTCTGCCGGCCGAAGCGAAAGCTGCTGCCAGGCGGTGAAGACTTCACTTCAGGTGCCTTTAGTCGGGCCGGAAGAAGGTGTAGCGGTCCTTACCGCTGAGCTTTGACTCGTACATCGCGTGGTCTGCTTTTATTAGCGCGGCATGCAAGGTGTCGGTTTCGATCCGGGTTACGCCCACGCTGACGGTTGCCGGGTGGTGGGTGGACGTTTCGCGCACCCGTTGGCACAGGGTGTTGACCAAGCGCTCGGCATCCGCCTGCGTGACACCGGACAGGTAGACCCCAAACTCTTCTCCCCCAAGGCGGGCATATTCGTGATCGGCCATGATGTGCTTGATGTCGGCGGCGATGCGCTTCAGGACTTCGTCACCGATGTCGTGGCCATATACATCGTTGACTTTTTTGAAGTTGTCGACATCGACCATGGCCAGGTAGCACTCGCCACTTTCTGGTGGGGTGCTCAGGTGGTTGCTGGCCCGTGTCATGAACGCGCGGCGATTGGGGATCTCGGTCAAGGTATCAATGTAGGCGTGCTCTATCAGTAGCTTGGCCATGATGTAGTTGTGCAGCTTGGATCGGCGCAGCTTGAGGTAGGTGTAAATGGTCAGCGCGCTAATAAAGACGGCGGACAGCAGAACCATGGTACCGCTGAAGTCGAACAGAGAGAGTGTGGTCATCATAAAGGGGTTGAGGACAACCCAGGCGATGCCCAGCACGCCGAAAAATGCTTCTCGGCTCAAGGGTAATACCGAGGCACTATAGAGAATGCTGGAGGCCGAGAGGATCAGCCAGGTCGGGTGCAGGTGGGCCGGCAAGCCTTCGATACCCAAGCGGATGCCCAGGCAGATCATGAGCACATACACGAGGTTTAGCAGGTGGAAGTGGCGGGCTTTACGGGCGACCCGCTGTACACCGACGGTGATGAGCAGTAGCACGACAAGCAGCAGCGAAAGCGCGTAATGACGTTGATCGCCTATAAAACCAATAATCAGGTCGAACAACACCCAAATGCCGATACCTCCGATATAAATCAGCCCACTGAAGTTATGTAGACGCTCGACGTCGTATTGATAAAACTCGTATTGGAGGGCTTTGGGTGTTGCCTGTTT
Proteins encoded in this window:
- a CDS encoding GGDEF domain-containing protein, whose amino-acid sequence is MYKTIENEVTKQATPKALQYEFYQYDVERLHNFSGLIYIGGIGIWVLFDLIIGFIGDQRHYALSLLLVVLLLITVGVQRVARKARHFHLLNLVYVLMICLGIRLGIEGLPAHLHPTWLILSASSILYSASVLPLSREAFFGVLGIAWVVLNPFMMTTLSLFDFSGTMVLLSAVFISALTIYTYLKLRRSKLHNYIMAKLLIEHAYIDTLTEIPNRRAFMTRASNHLSTPPESGECYLAMVDVDNFKKVNDVYGHDIGDEVLKRIAADIKHIMADHEYARLGGEEFGVYLSGVTQADAERLVNTLCQRVRETSTHHPATVSVGVTRIETDTLHAALIKADHAMYESKLSGKDRYTFFRPD